The Opitutaceae bacterium genome contains a region encoding:
- a CDS encoding DeoR/GlpR family DNA-binding transcription regulator: MRVPKHLVEKRREQLRGLIRTDGYLPLAEICKRLKVSPATARRDLSEIAAAGHITRTHGGALADYNASFASHLQRQHRAKSGKERIAMLASAEVPNSGLVFLDAGTTVQAIARQLLRRRDLEDLVVVTNSIAVASILGGAPKIAVEVLGGTYLHRQAVLLGSGTVRALKPFSFAVALLGGEGMDATGITNSHSQLAEFQRAVISHAQRTLFCLDATKIGKQTPHRVSEWTEAIELVTDASRKDLADAGIPK, from the coding sequence ATGCGCGTGCCAAAACACCTGGTTGAAAAACGTCGTGAGCAGTTGCGCGGGCTGATCCGCACAGACGGCTACCTCCCCCTCGCCGAAATCTGCAAACGTCTGAAGGTATCGCCGGCGACAGCCCGGCGTGACCTTTCCGAAATTGCGGCCGCAGGCCACATCACCCGCACCCACGGCGGGGCCTTGGCAGACTACAATGCGTCCTTTGCTTCGCACCTCCAGCGCCAGCACCGTGCGAAGTCGGGCAAGGAACGCATCGCCATGCTTGCCTCCGCAGAAGTTCCGAACAGTGGACTCGTCTTCCTCGATGCCGGCACGACCGTGCAGGCAATTGCGCGCCAACTCCTTCGCCGCCGCGACTTGGAAGACCTGGTGGTGGTCACGAACAGCATCGCCGTGGCGTCCATACTCGGCGGTGCTCCAAAAATTGCGGTGGAGGTACTCGGAGGCACGTATCTGCACCGCCAGGCGGTTCTCCTTGGATCCGGGACGGTGCGGGCCCTCAAGCCGTTCTCTTTTGCGGTGGCCCTGCTCGGCGGCGAAGGGATGGATGCCACGGGCATAACAAACTCCCATTCCCAACTCGCCGAGTTTCAGCGCGCCGTCATCTCGCACGCACAGCGTACACTCTTCTGCCTCGACGCGACCAAGATCGGCAAGCAGACCCCGCACCGCGTGTCCGAATGGACGGAAGCGATCGAACTCGTGACAGACGCCTCCAGGAAGGACCTTGCTGATGCGGGTATTCCGAAGTGA
- a CDS encoding FGGY family carbohydrate kinase: MKAVSCAAVDLGATSGRVIVGTWKRRRLELSEVHRFSNRFYAVGGHAYWNIGGLWNETLAGLKKARSEFPGLASVGVDSWAVDSVLVDQEGRMVHPVHAYRDERTVPFLKRLGAAKRAKLYELTGIPDYPYNTGCQLSESLEALPGLADVASRCLCIADYFNYLLSGKMENEISLASHTQLLDVHGRDWSREALELFRVPAHWFGKPRTSPARLGSVRGVPELKGVESILVPGHDTACAFAAMPADSAGNDLFLSTGTWSLLGFESERPLLGPAARRARISNERMGDGTYRPLRSSLGLWILERLIAEHASDAMTPTAWRQLISHTAREKTEGVTLDLSDKTLFNPASMRSAIDAQLKRRRLRAPTSLPAYVRLACDSLARSHADGAALFARLSGLQFARILVVGGGSKNTLLCQATANAAKLPVVSLSLEGSAVGNLAHQFLALGAVSSLTEFRAVLSKQLPSRTFLPLP; the protein is encoded by the coding sequence ATGAAAGCTGTCTCCTGCGCCGCCGTTGATCTGGGTGCCACCAGTGGCCGCGTCATTGTCGGCACCTGGAAAAGAAGGCGGCTGGAGCTCAGCGAGGTCCATCGGTTCTCCAATCGCTTTTACGCGGTTGGAGGGCACGCCTACTGGAACATCGGGGGACTTTGGAACGAGACGCTGGCGGGCCTCAAGAAGGCGCGCAGTGAATTCCCAGGCCTCGCCTCGGTTGGCGTCGACTCGTGGGCGGTGGACTCGGTGCTTGTCGACCAGGAGGGGCGGATGGTGCATCCCGTGCATGCCTACCGCGACGAAAGAACCGTGCCCTTCCTCAAGAGACTTGGAGCTGCAAAGCGAGCGAAGTTGTACGAGCTCACGGGAATTCCGGATTACCCGTACAATACGGGATGCCAGTTGAGTGAGAGCCTGGAAGCGTTGCCTGGCCTCGCCGATGTCGCCTCACGCTGCCTCTGCATCGCCGATTACTTCAATTACCTCTTGTCGGGAAAAATGGAGAATGAAATCTCCCTCGCCAGCCATACCCAGTTGCTCGACGTGCATGGCCGGGACTGGTCGCGTGAGGCACTCGAACTTTTCCGCGTCCCGGCGCACTGGTTCGGAAAGCCGAGGACGTCCCCCGCGCGACTGGGATCTGTGAGAGGAGTTCCGGAGCTTAAGGGCGTGGAAAGCATCCTTGTCCCGGGCCACGACACGGCCTGTGCCTTTGCTGCGATGCCTGCTGACTCTGCCGGCAACGATCTTTTTCTCAGCACTGGAACCTGGTCTCTGCTCGGCTTTGAAAGTGAACGCCCCCTGCTGGGCCCAGCCGCTCGCCGCGCACGCATTTCGAACGAGCGCATGGGTGACGGGACCTATCGGCCGCTGCGTTCCAGCCTCGGGCTTTGGATTCTGGAGAGGCTCATTGCAGAGCATGCGTCCGATGCGATGACGCCGACCGCATGGCGCCAACTCATTTCGCACACCGCCCGCGAGAAGACCGAGGGGGTCACCCTCGATCTGTCCGACAAGACACTGTTCAACCCGGCTTCCATGCGCTCGGCCATCGATGCGCAACTGAAGCGGCGCCGTCTGCGCGCACCGACATCGCTGCCCGCCTATGTGCGTCTCGCGTGTGACTCGCTTGCGCGGAGCCACGCGGATGGGGCGGCGCTCTTCGCGAGACTTTCCGGTCTCCAGTTCGCACGCATTCTGGTGGTCGGAGGCGGGTCGAAGAACACGTTGCTCTGCCAGGCGACGGCAAACGCCGCGAAACTTCCCGTTGTTTCCCTTTCGCTGGAAGGTTCGGCTGTGGGAAACCTGGCGCATCAGTTTCTTGCGCTCGGAGCGGTTTCCTCCCTGACCGAGTTTCGCGCGGTGCTCTCGAAGCAACTTCCGTCCCGAACTTTTCTCCCCCTCCCCTGA
- a CDS encoding LysR family transcriptional regulator: MELHQLRSLVAVADTGSFTRASERVGISQPSLSQQIKTLESELGHKLFHRLGRRSVPTEAGRVFLDRARRILFEVENAAKELADSPGLGRKIVIGATPSLAPYLLPPVIQACWKRFPLLELHTREDFRSGLIRSVIEGELDLAIVSLPVRDPQVAVEVLRSERLLLVVPKNHRLAEREEVTIPELADEPFLFMGGANGLTAQTQRFFGDHQITPRVLHHVAQIKTLKALVAIGAGVSVLPQIAVEPDDHKTLAFLRLAERDPQRDLALVRHQLRYQTKGVQQFIEVLRLVLAEKI, translated from the coding sequence ATGGAGTTACATCAGTTACGATCCCTTGTTGCGGTGGCCGATACAGGCAGCTTTACGCGGGCCTCGGAGCGCGTCGGAATTTCCCAACCCTCTCTTTCACAGCAAATAAAGACTTTAGAGTCCGAACTCGGGCACAAACTGTTCCACCGCCTGGGTCGCCGCTCAGTGCCCACTGAGGCAGGAAGGGTATTTCTGGATCGAGCACGGCGTATCCTCTTCGAGGTGGAGAATGCCGCAAAAGAACTAGCCGACAGCCCGGGGCTCGGCCGGAAGATTGTGATAGGAGCCACCCCGTCGCTGGCGCCCTACCTCCTGCCTCCGGTGATACAGGCATGTTGGAAACGCTTCCCCCTTCTTGAGTTACACACCCGCGAGGACTTTCGATCGGGCCTGATCCGTTCGGTCATCGAGGGTGAACTCGACCTGGCTATTGTTTCCCTGCCCGTGCGCGATCCGCAAGTCGCTGTGGAAGTGCTTCGAAGCGAGCGGTTGTTGCTCGTCGTGCCAAAGAACCATCGCCTGGCTGAACGTGAGGAGGTCACAATCCCAGAGTTGGCGGACGAGCCCTTCCTCTTCATGGGAGGGGCCAACGGGCTCACCGCGCAAACCCAGCGTTTCTTCGGCGACCATCAAATTACGCCGCGCGTCCTGCACCATGTCGCCCAGATCAAGACACTCAAGGCGCTTGTCGCGATCGGGGCGGGCGTGAGCGTACTGCCCCAGATCGCGGTTGAGCCGGACGACCACAAGACCCTGGCGTTTCTTCGGCTTGCTGAACGTGATCCGCAGCGCGACCTGGCTCTCGTTCGCCACCAGCTTCGCTACCAAACGAAAGGCGTCCAGCAGTTCATCGAGGTCCTCAGGCTCGTGTTAGCGGAAAAGATATGA
- the rhaT gene encoding L-rhamnose/proton symporter RhaT, whose translation MTPNPFLGVFFHWLGGLASGSFYVPYKGVRNWSWETYWLVGGFFSWLVCPWLLASILTRDLASVIAGQEVSTLAWTYFFGAMWGLGGLTFGLTMRYLGMSLGMGVALGYCAAFGTLLPPLLKAFVPSVPVEESLMQIASSRAGQVTLAGVGVCLLGILLAACAGLEKERTMPEAEKRKSIAEFSFRKGLLVATFSGIMSACFAFGLAAGAPIGEASAAAGTSALWTGLPKLVVVLLGGFTTNFVWCVLLALRNRSGYQYLAREVRPEHAGAATGGESGGGNLAVAGGSLEVPRLRNYAFSALAGTVWYLQFFFYTMGETQMGRFGFASWTLHMASIIIFSTAWGVYFGEWRGAKPRAHALIAAGIGTLVLSTLVIGLGTYLRGTAGAAH comes from the coding sequence ATGACCCCAAACCCCTTCCTCGGTGTATTCTTCCATTGGCTCGGAGGGCTCGCCTCCGGTTCATTCTATGTTCCGTACAAAGGTGTCCGCAACTGGTCGTGGGAAACCTACTGGCTTGTAGGCGGCTTCTTTTCCTGGCTCGTCTGCCCCTGGCTCCTTGCGTCGATCCTCACGCGTGACTTGGCGTCGGTGATTGCAGGTCAGGAAGTGTCGACGCTGGCATGGACCTATTTCTTCGGCGCGATGTGGGGCTTGGGCGGGCTCACCTTCGGCCTCACGATGAGGTACCTGGGCATGTCGCTGGGCATGGGCGTGGCCCTGGGGTATTGTGCGGCGTTTGGCACGTTGCTGCCTCCCCTGCTAAAGGCCTTCGTCCCATCGGTACCAGTCGAAGAATCACTGATGCAGATAGCCTCGTCACGCGCGGGCCAGGTGACCCTTGCCGGCGTGGGAGTGTGCCTTCTTGGTATCTTGCTCGCAGCGTGCGCAGGCCTGGAAAAGGAGCGCACCATGCCCGAGGCGGAGAAACGAAAGAGCATCGCAGAGTTCAGTTTTCGCAAAGGGCTGCTCGTGGCGACGTTCTCGGGCATCATGAGCGCCTGCTTCGCCTTTGGCCTCGCGGCGGGCGCTCCCATCGGTGAAGCCTCCGCTGCCGCGGGTACTAGCGCGCTATGGACCGGCCTTCCGAAACTCGTCGTCGTTCTCCTCGGAGGCTTCACGACCAATTTTGTCTGGTGTGTGTTGCTCGCCCTTCGCAACCGCTCCGGTTACCAATACCTGGCCCGCGAAGTGCGACCTGAGCATGCCGGCGCCGCTACCGGAGGAGAAAGCGGCGGGGGCAACCTGGCCGTTGCCGGGGGATCACTCGAGGTGCCTCGGCTGCGCAACTACGCGTTCTCCGCACTCGCCGGCACCGTCTGGTACCTGCAGTTTTTCTTCTACACGATGGGTGAGACGCAAATGGGCCGCTTTGGCTTCGCGTCGTGGACGCTCCACATGGCGAGCATCATTATCTTCTCGACCGCCTGGGGCGTCTATTTTGGCGAATGGCGTGGAGCCAAACCACGCGCCCATGCCTTGATTGCCGCCGGCATTGGCACGCTGGTGCTCTCGACCCTCGTAATCGGGCTCGGCACCTACCTGCGGGGGACCGCCGGCGCCGCGCACTGA
- the tatA gene encoding twin-arginine translocase TatA/TatE family subunit, translating to MQVSLLLAALPSLALFNVGGTEMIVILLIVLLLFGGDKMPDLARGIGKAMRDFKKAAAGVEEELKKAMDDPPARKTPRPSGETSTGDDGRRFDLPQPLTTRKAEGTVPQDPQDAPTQPPPASTPEPYPGAAAALPKPPPPPAAPESRPPAPRN from the coding sequence ATGCAGGTGTCCCTTTTACTCGCCGCGCTCCCCTCCCTGGCGTTGTTCAACGTCGGCGGAACCGAGATGATTGTAATCTTGTTGATCGTCCTACTGCTTTTCGGCGGCGACAAGATGCCCGATCTCGCCCGCGGCATTGGAAAGGCCATGAGAGACTTCAAAAAAGCGGCGGCAGGAGTCGAAGAGGAACTGAAGAAGGCCATGGACGACCCCCCGGCGCGCAAGACTCCTCGTCCCTCCGGCGAGACGAGCACTGGCGACGACGGTCGTCGTTTCGACCTTCCCCAGCCCCTCACCACGCGGAAGGCCGAGGGGACGGTCCCTCAGGACCCTCAGGACGCTCCCACCCAGCCCCCGCCCGCAAGCACCCCTGAACCCTATCCCGGTGCAGCTGCGGCACTGCCCAAACCTCCACCGCCCCCGGCAGCGCCCGAAAGTCGACCCCCGGCTCCTAGAAATTAA
- a CDS encoding bifunctional rhamnulose-1-phosphate aldolase/short-chain dehydrogenase, translating into MTAYSHVTYAWNAEAAAKLDPVARLVYRSNLLGADQRLTNTGGGNTSAKICSKDPLSGEDVEVLWVKGSGGDLRTSTKENFASLNLLQVLGLQRVYAAREDKGLKSKAEDDMVAMYPHATYNLNPRAPSIDTPLHAFIPARQVDHLHPNAVIAIAASADCEKLTREIYGDEMGYVPWMRPGFELGLAMQETVRKNPNIKGIMMGQHGFISWADEDHACYVNTLQLIEKAASHVEKCYAAKGGDAHAFGGQKHATLPDDAAGAVLVEILPWLRGELSRKQRMIATVHRDERILRFVNSMDAPRLAELGTSCPDHFLRTKIKPLLVKWDPVSKDTKALQQALKEGLEEYRKDYAAYYERCKRSDSPAMRDPNPTVILIPGVGLIGWGKDKSESRVTAEFYLCAVEVMRGAEAMSRYVALPQQEAFDIEYWALEEAKLRRMPAEKELARQVVIVIGAGSGIGRETAFRLAKEGAHIVCADLNADAAKCTAEELTRKLGQGIGVAGTGLSNCGPAIGLGVDICSRASLRTMLDQVALAYGGFDSIAVTAGIFVPSDTTGHIPDDKWSLTFAINVTGSYLVADEAAKSWKLQGLNGSLVLTTSANAVVAKKGSLAYDTSKAAANHLVRELAVELSPLVRVNGVAPATVVQGSAMFPRDRVIGSLAKYNLPYSENEPTESLVQKLAQFYADRTLTKSPITPADQAEAYFLLLSERLSKTTGQVITVDGGLHEAFLR; encoded by the coding sequence ATGACTGCGTACTCACATGTCACCTATGCCTGGAACGCCGAAGCGGCTGCCAAGCTCGATCCGGTCGCCCGGCTCGTCTATCGCTCCAACCTGTTGGGCGCCGACCAGCGCCTGACAAACACCGGCGGAGGAAACACCTCGGCAAAGATCTGCTCGAAGGATCCCTTGAGCGGAGAGGATGTCGAGGTGCTCTGGGTAAAAGGGTCCGGTGGCGATCTGCGAACGAGTACGAAGGAGAACTTCGCGTCCCTGAATCTCCTCCAGGTGCTGGGCCTCCAGCGGGTGTACGCTGCGAGGGAGGACAAGGGCCTGAAGTCAAAGGCTGAAGATGACATGGTGGCAATGTATCCACATGCCACCTACAACCTAAACCCGCGCGCGCCCTCGATCGACACGCCCCTGCACGCCTTCATCCCGGCACGCCAGGTGGACCACCTGCATCCCAACGCGGTGATCGCGATCGCAGCGTCCGCTGATTGCGAGAAACTCACCAGGGAGATCTACGGAGACGAGATGGGCTACGTGCCCTGGATGCGCCCGGGCTTCGAACTCGGCCTGGCCATGCAGGAAACGGTGCGGAAAAACCCGAACATCAAGGGCATCATGATGGGACAGCATGGGTTCATCTCGTGGGCGGATGAAGACCACGCGTGCTACGTCAACACGCTGCAATTGATCGAGAAGGCGGCGAGCCATGTCGAGAAGTGCTACGCTGCAAAGGGCGGCGATGCCCACGCCTTCGGCGGCCAGAAACACGCCACCCTTCCCGACGACGCGGCCGGTGCGGTCCTTGTCGAGATTCTCCCCTGGCTCCGCGGTGAACTCTCCCGGAAACAACGGATGATCGCCACCGTGCACCGCGACGAACGCATCCTGCGGTTCGTGAACTCCATGGATGCCCCTCGCCTCGCGGAATTGGGCACCTCCTGCCCGGATCATTTCCTGCGCACGAAGATCAAACCTCTGCTTGTGAAATGGGACCCTGTGAGCAAGGACACCAAGGCCCTGCAGCAGGCGCTGAAGGAGGGCTTGGAAGAGTACCGTAAGGACTACGCCGCCTATTACGAACGGTGCAAACGCTCTGATTCCCCGGCGATGCGCGACCCAAACCCCACTGTGATCCTGATTCCTGGAGTGGGCCTTATCGGCTGGGGCAAGGACAAATCGGAATCGCGCGTGACTGCGGAGTTCTATCTCTGCGCCGTGGAAGTCATGCGTGGAGCAGAAGCGATGAGTCGCTACGTGGCGCTGCCGCAGCAGGAAGCCTTTGATATCGAGTATTGGGCGCTTGAAGAGGCAAAGCTTCGTCGCATGCCGGCGGAAAAGGAACTCGCGCGCCAAGTGGTCATCGTGATCGGCGCCGGTTCCGGCATCGGCAGGGAGACGGCTTTCCGGCTCGCCAAGGAAGGTGCGCACATTGTGTGTGCCGACCTGAACGCGGACGCGGCGAAATGCACCGCTGAAGAACTCACACGCAAGCTTGGACAGGGCATTGGTGTCGCTGGCACCGGTCTTTCGAATTGCGGTCCCGCGATCGGGTTGGGCGTCGATATCTGTTCACGGGCGTCTCTTCGCACCATGCTGGACCAAGTCGCCCTCGCCTACGGCGGCTTCGACAGCATTGCAGTGACTGCCGGGATCTTCGTCCCCAGTGACACCACGGGCCATATACCCGACGACAAGTGGAGCCTTACCTTTGCGATCAATGTCACCGGCAGCTACCTCGTTGCCGATGAAGCGGCAAAGTCGTGGAAGCTGCAGGGACTGAATGGCAGCCTGGTGCTCACCACCTCCGCAAACGCGGTCGTGGCAAAGAAAGGTTCGCTGGCCTACGACACCTCCAAGGCGGCGGCTAATCACCTCGTGCGCGAACTCGCGGTCGAGCTTTCTCCGCTTGTGCGCGTTAACGGGGTTGCTCCCGCCACCGTCGTGCAGGGATCGGCCATGTTCCCGCGCGATCGTGTCATCGGTTCGCTCGCCAAGTACAACCTGCCATACAGTGAGAACGAGCCAACGGAATCGCTTGTGCAGAAACTCGCGCAATTCTATGCCGATCGCACATTGACGAAGTCGCCGATCACTCCTGCCGACCAGGCCGAGGCGTATTTCCTGCTCCTCAGCGAGCGCCTGTCCAAAACAACGGGCCAGGTGATCACGGTCGACGGAGGCCTGCACGAAGCATTCCTGCGCTGA